The Amycolatopsis sp. DG1A-15b genome window below encodes:
- a CDS encoding response regulator transcription factor — protein MIRVLIADDQEPVREALRLVLDGEPDIEVVDEAANGAEAVRKALWRRPDLVVMDLRMPHLDGVAAIRRLANSELAPRVLALTTFDLDEYLFGALRAGAAGFLLKDSEPELLLAAVRALHTGHGLIDPQVTGRLISRFAALSPNTPTHELDLLTPREHEVLRLIARGLSNAEIAETLVIEQGTVKTHVARVLGKLGLRTRVHAVIYAYEHGLVD, from the coding sequence ATGATCCGCGTGCTGATCGCCGACGACCAGGAACCGGTACGCGAGGCGCTGCGACTGGTCCTCGACGGCGAACCGGACATCGAGGTGGTCGACGAGGCGGCCAACGGCGCCGAGGCGGTGCGGAAGGCGTTATGGCGGCGGCCGGACCTCGTGGTCATGGATCTCCGCATGCCGCATCTGGACGGGGTCGCCGCCATCCGCCGGCTCGCGAACTCAGAGCTCGCTCCTCGCGTGCTCGCGTTGACGACCTTCGACCTGGACGAGTACTTGTTCGGCGCATTGCGAGCCGGAGCGGCCGGGTTCCTGCTCAAGGACAGCGAACCCGAACTGCTGCTGGCCGCGGTCCGCGCACTGCACACCGGGCACGGGTTGATCGACCCCCAGGTGACCGGACGGTTGATCAGCCGCTTCGCCGCGTTGTCCCCCAACACGCCGACGCACGAGCTGGACCTGCTCACCCCACGCGAACACGAGGTGCTGCGGCTCATCGCCCGGGGGTTGAGCAACGCCGAGATCGCCGAAACGCTGGTGATCGAACAGGGCACGGTGAAGACCCACGTCGCACGGGTGCTCGGCAAACTGGGCCTGCGTACGCGGGTACACGCGGTGATCTACGCCTACGAACACGGACTCGTCGACTAG
- a CDS encoding sensor histidine kinase: MRHLREALLVVVTTALLVGFTLGEGQAASVELVLVSLAVCLPLPLRRRLPVTTAILTATVSVFGSVLPGWPGRLVAMAALCCAAYYRPLRLPWVLVVSVVWMLGYGAVAQKMGAVADLVVLGVALPAVGYALRLQRDRARQAVELRLAETDRLAAEDRARLARDVHDSVGHHLTAIRLQAMAGRRALAGTSTLADRVLGTIDDLSSSALGEVRALLTTLRTAPGLAEVGDLVRRLSDQDRRITVHGKAVPLPSTVDHAAYRVVQEALTNAVRHTDATEIEVCLRHDRHGMEITVTDNGTGTGEVVEGYGIRGMRERVRALGGTTSIGPRHPHGWSVRARIPA; encoded by the coding sequence ATGAGACACCTGCGGGAAGCGCTGTTGGTGGTCGTGACCACGGCTCTGCTCGTCGGATTCACGCTGGGGGAGGGGCAGGCGGCGAGCGTGGAGCTGGTCCTGGTCAGTCTCGCCGTCTGCCTCCCGCTGCCGCTGCGGCGGAGATTGCCGGTGACCACGGCGATCCTGACCGCCACGGTGTCGGTGTTCGGCAGCGTGCTCCCGGGCTGGCCGGGGCGGCTGGTGGCGATGGCGGCGTTGTGCTGTGCCGCCTACTACCGGCCGCTGCGGCTGCCGTGGGTCCTGGTCGTCTCCGTGGTCTGGATGCTCGGCTACGGGGCGGTGGCGCAGAAGATGGGCGCGGTCGCCGACCTGGTCGTCCTCGGCGTGGCGCTGCCGGCGGTCGGGTACGCGCTGCGGCTGCAACGCGACCGGGCCAGGCAGGCGGTCGAGCTGCGCCTCGCCGAGACGGACCGCCTGGCCGCCGAGGACCGTGCCCGGCTGGCCAGGGACGTGCACGACAGCGTCGGCCATCATCTGACCGCGATCCGGCTGCAGGCCATGGCCGGCCGCCGGGCGCTGGCCGGCACTTCCACGCTCGCCGACCGCGTTCTCGGCACCATCGACGACCTGTCGTCGTCGGCGCTGGGCGAGGTGCGTGCCCTGCTGACCACGTTGCGAACGGCGCCGGGCCTCGCCGAGGTGGGGGACCTGGTCCGCCGGCTGTCCGATCAGGACAGGCGGATCACGGTGCATGGTAAGGCGGTCCCGCTGCCGTCCACCGTCGACCACGCCGCTTACCGTGTCGTGCAAGAAGCACTGACCAACGCCGTGCGGCACACCGACGCCACCGAGATCGAGGTGTGCCTGCGACACGACCGGCACGGAATGGAGATCACCGTCACCGACAACGGTACCGGCACCGGCGAAGTCGTCGAAGGGTACGGCATCCGCGGCATGCGCGAGCGGGTCCGCGCACTCGGCGGCACGACGTCGATCGGCCCTCGGCACCCGCACGGCTGGTCGGTCCGGGCGAGGATCCCGGCATGA